The DNA sequence ATCCGCGCGTGACGTGACGAACGGCTCGAAGATGCGCGCGAAATCGTCCGGCGGGATGCCGCGGCCGCGATCCGCGACCGTCACCTGCACCCCGTCACCGGCGGCTACCAACGTCCGCACGAGAAGCCGCCGACCCGAGCCCGCGCCCGCGGCCATGGCGTGGCAGGCATTGGCGATCAGGTTCAGCAGCACCTGCTGGAGCTGCACGTCGTCGCCGCGGACGGGCGGCAGCGCGGCGGTGAGGTGCGTCTCGAGCTCCACGTCTGCACGCACCAGCTCGCCATGGGCGAGAGGGATGACTCCGCGCACCAGCTCGTTGACGTCGGTGGGCTCCCGGCG is a window from the Candidatus Methylomirabilota bacterium genome containing:
- a CDS encoding ATP-binding protein → MELETHLTAALPPVRGDDVQLQQVLLNLIANACHAMAAGAGSGRRLLVRTLVAAGDGVQVTVADRGRGIPPDDFARIFEPFVTSRADGMGLGLAVCRTIIRAHGGTLWAENNPEGGASFHFTLPGPEKV